In Leucobacter denitrificans, the genomic window GGGTGCTGCCGTGTGGCATCTTGGTCGCGTTCCGAGATTTATGGCGAAGGCGAGCCTGTTTCGAGTCCCGGTGTTCGGTGCGATGCTGCGAAAGAGCGGCCAGATTCCGGTCGAGCGCGATGGTGGATCGCGATCCGCCGACAGACAGAACCCAATGGGCGCGGCAAGCCAACTCATCACGCAAGAATCAGGGGTGATCGTCTACCCAGAAGGTTCACTCACCCGAGATCCTGACCTCTGGCCAATGCGTGGCAAGAGCGGCGCCGTGAGGCTCGCGCTCGAATCTGGAATTCCGCTTATTCCCGTCGCGCACTGGGGTACGCAGCGGCTCATGCCAAGGTACGGAAAATCGATCAAACCGTTCCCGCGGAAGACGATCGAGGTCGCAGTTGGGGACCCGATTGATCTCAGCAAATTTGAGGGAAAGCCTCTCGACCAGAAGACCATCAACGCGGCAACGAGCTTGCTGATGGATGAGATCACGAAGCTGCTCGCCGGTCTGCGTGGCGAAACGCCGCCTCCTGAGCGGTGGGATCCGTCAAAGCATCAGCAGAACGAAACGGGTCGCTTTTGAACGCGCCGAGAATTCAGCAGTCGAAGGTTGCGGTTGTCGGTGCTGGAAGTTGGGGCACTACCTTTGCGAAGGTGCTCTGTGACGCTGGCTCCGATGTGACGATTTGGGCTCGCCGCGGCGAGGTCGCTGACGAGATTAGGGTGGCGAAGCGCAACAGCCAGTACTTGCCGGGGGTAAACCTTCCAAAGTCGCTCAAAGCCTCGACCGACATTGCAGAAGTGTTGAGGGGCGCACGTCTCGTATTTCTCGCGGTACCGAGTCAGACACTTCGGCAGAACCTGCTCGATATCGAACCGTATCTTGATCGGTCAAGCGTGCTCGTGAGCCTGGTGAAGGGCGTCGAGCGTTCGACCACTATGCGCATGAGCGAGGTCATGTACGACACGCTCGACCTCGATCCCGAGCGGATCGCAGTCGTGTCTGGGCCGAACATTGCAATGGAGATTGCCAAGGAGCAGCCCACCGGTGCGGTCGCTTCGTGCGCCTCGATCGAAGTCGCGCGCGAAGTAGCGCAGGCCTGCTCTGCGCCGTATTTCCGCACCTACGTCAATACAGATGTTGTGGGCACCGAGCTCGGTGGTGTGCTCAAGAACCTCATTGCACTCGCAATCGGCATCGTCGACGGTGTCGGTTACGGTGAGAACACGAAGGCTTCAATCATCACTCGTGGGCTCGCCGAGATGACTCAGTTCGCGGTATCGCAGGGCTCAGAAGCCAGCACACTGTCGGGTCTCGCGGGTCTCGGCGATCTCATCGCTACGTGCCAGTCACCGCTTTCTCGAAACAACACTGCCGGCCGCCTTATTGGGCAGGGCTTCTCTCTTGAAGAGACTCGAGAGCAAATGCAGCAAACAGCAGAGGGCATCACCTCCGTCGCACCAATTCTCGAGATCGCTGCGGCAAACAACATTGTTATGCCGATCGTGCAGCAGGTGCAGATGGTGCTTGAGGGCGAGATGAGTCCCGAGAACCTTGGGCCTCACCTCGCTACCGAAGACGGAATTCCGAAGCGAGAACTTGTGCTTGGCCGGGAGTCGAGATCAGTGTGGCGTCGCCTATTTGGCCGCCGGAAGGGGAGCGCGTGATGTCGGCAGCCGACAAGAAACGTACGATTGCGTTGGTATTTGGCGGGCGCTCGAGTGAGCACGGCATCAGCTGTGTCACCGCCGCCGGAATTCTTCGCGCGATCGATCGTGAGAAGTTTGACGTTGTGCCGGTCGGCATTACGAAACATGGCGCGACGGTGTTGCTCGGCGAAGACGACCTCGCAAACTATCGGCTCGAAGCAGGCGCCCTTCCCGAGGTTTCAGACAACGGCACGAGGGTATTGTGGCCAGCCTCAACGGAGACCCGAACGCTCACCCTGGTGTCCTCTGACGGAACGGTGGAGCCGCTCGAGCACATTGACGCAGTCATGCCTATGATGCATGGGCCGTATGGCGAAGACGGCACGATCCAAGGCATGCTCGACCTCATTGATATGCCCTACGTGGGAAGCGGAGTGTTGGGCTCTGCGCTGTGCATGGACAAGAACCTCGTGAAGACCGTGCTTCAGGGTGCTGGAATTGCGGTCGCACCGTGGCGCACCGTCACGCGTGATGAGGTGGATCGCGATCCATCGCTGGTGCATACCCTCGACGAGGGACTCACGTACCCACTGTTCGTGAAGCCTGCTCGAGCCGGGTCCTCGGTAGGAGTTACGCGCGTGACAGAGGCTTCTGAGATTCCCGCAGCACTCGATGTCGCGTTTGCTGAGGATCGGACTGTGCTCATTGAGTCTGGAGTCGTTGGCCGCGAGGTGGAGATCGCGGTGCTCGAAGGGCGGTCAGGTGAACGTCCGCGCACGAGCTCGGTGATTGGCGAGATTGTCTTTAACGGACGCGACTTCTACGACTTTGAAGCCAAGTATTTGGGTGCACCCGGTGTCGATCTCGAACTGCCCGCTCAGGTTACCGACGCCGAGTTTGACGCGATTCGAGATGCAGCAGTACGTGCGTTCGAAGTGTCACAGTGCGCGACCCTCGCGAGAATCGACTTCTTCTTGACCGAGAGCGGCCCGGTGCTCAACGAGATTAATACGCTCCCGGGCTTTACTCCGATCTCAATGTATCCGAGACTGTGGGAAGAGTCGGGTGTCGAATACACCGACCTGATTACTGAACTTATCGAGCTCGCGCTCGAAAAACGCCCAGCCTACTGACCCAAGAAAACTTCACCAATGACCACTGCACCGAATAACTTCTCCGTAGCCGTCACCTATGTCGATTCCGACAATATGCCGGTTGACTACCGGTCAGAGATTATTGCGTTGCGCGATGTGGTGGTTTCGAAGCTTGGTGCTTTAGGAATTAACGTGGTGACGATCAATGCGGCGAGTCCTGTCGAAAGCTCGAGCAGCGCACTTGAAACGGCCGACGGCGTCGTCGTGATGGGCGGAGTCGACATCGACCCGGCTTTGTATGGCCAATCGGTCGAAAGTGACACAGTGAAGCACCTGCACCCCGAGGCTGACGAGTACGAGATCGAGATGATTCGCGGGGCATACGGGGCTGATACGCCGGTATTCGGTATTTGCCGTGGATCGCAGCTCATCAACGTCGCTTTCGGCGGCACGCTTATTCAAGATCTCGGGCCCGGGATACACGTGACGGCGGTTTCCGAAAATGAACCGACGGAAGACGGCGACTGGAACAACCACGACATTGTGATCAGTGAGGGCACCGCACTCGCAGAAATCCTCGGTGAATCAAGAATTGATGCGCGCGTGAGTCATCACCAGGCGGTCGATGCGCTTGGTGAGGGGCTTCGTGTCTCTGCACACGCTGACGACGGTGTGATCGAGGGGATCGAGGCCACAGGCGGGTGGGTGGTCGGCGTGCAATGGCATCCAGAAGAGAAGAACTCCGATCCAGCACAACTCAATAGGTTGCTTGAGGGGTTCGTGCTCGCTATCGAAGAACGGACGAGGCAGCGGGCCGCGTAGCTTTCGTCTAACTACTCAGCGGCTTCTTCTTCGGCAAGGCCTTCGAGAGCGGCTTGCTCATTTGGTGCGTCGCCAAACTGAGACTCATCGATGACCTCTGAAACGCTGACGCAGTGGCGCTCTTGGGGAAGCTGTTCTACCGCACCTCTGAGTTCGGAGATGACGTTGGTGCCGCTCACTTGCTCGTCTGCGTTGACAATCACCTCGAGGCCTGGCGTTCGCCCGTACGCCTCGAACCGATACAGCGGGGCACGTGATTCATCGACGATCCAGTCGATTCCGCCCACAGTCACACAGTGATCGGTTGTTGGCCCGCTCGGTTCGATGCCGCAGTAGAGCAGCACGCTCGCAGGATCTCCCCATGCGCCGGTGGCCTGCGCGTTCGTGTTTCGTTTATCGAGACCGTCGAGTGTTGCGGGAAGGCGAACGATGACATTCGCGCACGCAGGGTCATTCGCGTCCACCGCTGGATCCATCGGCACATCGGGCGTGCACCCGGCAAGAGTAGCGGTAAGTGCACCGGCTGCGAGGAGCGCCAAACTTGCGCCCGCGACTCGATTCTTCACAGCATCAAGTTTATCCATCGGCACCTGGCAACCCGGTGAGGTCACTGTGCATAACGCTGTCCGCTGCGGTATCGCACGGTAGCGTAGGCATGTGACTACAGTTGGAGAACTCGGCGAGAGCGGCGTGCTGAAGCGCGTGCTCGAACAGTTACGTCCTGCGGAGGCCGCATCGCTCGGGCCAGGTGATGACTGTGCGGTGCTCACCTCGACGGGTGACCTCGTGGTGACGAGCGACACAATGATCGAAGGGCCAGACTTTCGACTCGCCTGGCATTCTGGGTACGAGCTTGGGTGGAAGTTGGCGGCAACGAATCTGTCAGACGTGGCTTCAATGGGCGCTCGGGCTACTGCGTTGACCGTTTCCTTCGCGTGCCCGTCGGACACACCTGTGGAGCTGCTCGCCGAAGTCTCTCGCGGCCTCGACGCAGCTTGCGCTGAGCTCGCTCCGGGGTGTGGAGTTATCGGAGGAGATCTCAGTCGGGCCCCGATGCTATTTGCCGCTGTCACTGCGATGGGCGACCTTGAAGGCAGAGCTCCGGTAACGCGAAGTGCTGCTCGAGCAGGAGACGTTGTTGCGTATGCCGGTGATCTCGGTCTAGCGGGACTCGGACTATCGCTTCTGTTCGCAAACTGTGCCGATGCGAATGGGGAAGCGCAAAGCGCAGGCCTCGCCGAGCTCAGGAGCCAGCACGGCGCTGCACTGAGTGCCCAGTTTGCTCCGTCTCCGCCGATCCACTTGGGGGTCGCGGCGAGCGAAGCGGGTGCGACCGCGATGATGGACGTGTCAGACGGCCTTGCCCTCGATGCCAACCGTATGGCACGTGCGAGCAACGTCACGCTCGAGCTCTCGTCGAGCGAAATTATACGCTCGTTCGGTGCTCAGCGCGGCGTCAAAGTGCCGCTTGAGGCGATACTTGAGGGCGGCGAAGACCACGGGTTGCTTGCATGCTTTCCCAAAGATATTGAGCTCCCGACGGGGTTCCACCCGATTGGCGCAGTGCGTGAGCGGCAAGACGCACCTGTGCAGGTTGATGGCAAATCCTATGCGCCTCGGGGTTGGGATCCGTACACTGAGTACACCCCGGGCCTCACGACCTCCAAGGAGCGCGCATGACCGAAATCACCGTGACAGGAGCTGCCGAGACCAAGCTGTCGGCCGACCTTGTAGAGATCAGCGCGAACGTGTCACTCCGTGGCACATCGCGGTCGACGGTGCTCGAAGACGCAAATGCCGCGCATGCTCGCTTGGTGGATCGGGCGAAGTCGCTCGTCAGCGATGGAACTGCGAGTGAGTACATTGCGGCACCGGTTTCGAGTTCTTCGAACTCGTGGCGTAACGAAAACGATGAGATGGTCATCGAGCACCATGCGTATGTGAGCGTCAGGATACTTCTCACCGACCTCAATCTCGTCGGAGAGATCGCGGCAGAACTCACAGCGAGCGGAGCCGATATTCGAGTGACCTGGGGTTTGAGTCCCGAGGTTCGCGATGAGCAGACTCGCGATCTCCGCGGTGCAGCCGTGCAGAATGCGAGGGCGGCTGCGGAAGACTATGCGGAGGCACTCAGTGCCTCATCGCTGCTCATGGTGTCGCTGCGCGATATTGCGCAGGGTGTGCCGATCGCTCCACGT contains:
- a CDS encoding SIMPL domain-containing protein, giving the protein MTEITVTGAAETKLSADLVEISANVSLRGTSRSTVLEDANAAHARLVDRAKSLVSDGTASEYIAAPVSSSSNSWRNENDEMVIEHHAYVSVRILLTDLNLVGEIAAELTASGADIRVTWGLSPEVRDEQTRDLRGAAVQNARAAAEDYAEALSASSLLMVSLRDIAQGVPIAPRGARMAMAVESAPEVTAGEITVSVQIEATFTAL
- a CDS encoding gamma-glutamyl-gamma-aminobutyrate hydrolase family protein codes for the protein MTTAPNNFSVAVTYVDSDNMPVDYRSEIIALRDVVVSKLGALGINVVTINAASPVESSSSALETADGVVVMGGVDIDPALYGQSVESDTVKHLHPEADEYEIEMIRGAYGADTPVFGICRGSQLINVAFGGTLIQDLGPGIHVTAVSENEPTEDGDWNNHDIVISEGTALAEILGESRIDARVSHHQAVDALGEGLRVSAHADDGVIEGIEATGGWVVGVQWHPEEKNSDPAQLNRLLEGFVLAIEERTRQRAA
- the thiL gene encoding thiamine-phosphate kinase gives rise to the protein MTTVGELGESGVLKRVLEQLRPAEAASLGPGDDCAVLTSTGDLVVTSDTMIEGPDFRLAWHSGYELGWKLAATNLSDVASMGARATALTVSFACPSDTPVELLAEVSRGLDAACAELAPGCGVIGGDLSRAPMLFAAVTAMGDLEGRAPVTRSAARAGDVVAYAGDLGLAGLGLSLLFANCADANGEAQSAGLAELRSQHGAALSAQFAPSPPIHLGVAASEAGATAMMDVSDGLALDANRMARASNVTLELSSSEIIRSFGAQRGVKVPLEAILEGGEDHGLLACFPKDIELPTGFHPIGAVRERQDAPVQVDGKSYAPRGWDPYTEYTPGLTTSKERA
- a CDS encoding D-alanine--D-alanine ligase family protein → MSAADKKRTIALVFGGRSSEHGISCVTAAGILRAIDREKFDVVPVGITKHGATVLLGEDDLANYRLEAGALPEVSDNGTRVLWPASTETRTLTLVSSDGTVEPLEHIDAVMPMMHGPYGEDGTIQGMLDLIDMPYVGSGVLGSALCMDKNLVKTVLQGAGIAVAPWRTVTRDEVDRDPSLVHTLDEGLTYPLFVKPARAGSSVGVTRVTEASEIPAALDVAFAEDRTVLIESGVVGREVEIAVLEGRSGERPRTSSVIGEIVFNGRDFYDFEAKYLGAPGVDLELPAQVTDAEFDAIRDAAVRAFEVSQCATLARIDFFLTESGPVLNEINTLPGFTPISMYPRLWEESGVEYTDLITELIELALEKRPAY
- a CDS encoding lysophospholipid acyltransferase family protein, with translation MTETVKLRSRSGVEKRRPSMFWLLAALILPLWSLMVRYRFTRDSKLPSKGPFILAPNHYSEIDPIAMGAAVWHLGRVPRFMAKASLFRVPVFGAMLRKSGQIPVERDGGSRSADRQNPMGAASQLITQESGVIVYPEGSLTRDPDLWPMRGKSGAVRLALESGIPLIPVAHWGTQRLMPRYGKSIKPFPRKTIEVAVGDPIDLSKFEGKPLDQKTINAATSLLMDEITKLLAGLRGETPPPERWDPSKHQQNETGRF
- a CDS encoding DUF3515 family protein, which gives rise to MKNRVAGASLALLAAGALTATLAGCTPDVPMDPAVDANDPACANVIVRLPATLDGLDKRNTNAQATGAWGDPASVLLYCGIEPSGPTTDHCVTVGGIDWIVDESRAPLYRFEAYGRTPGLEVIVNADEQVSGTNVISELRGAVEQLPQERHCVSVSEVIDESQFGDAPNEQAALEGLAEEEAAE
- a CDS encoding NAD(P)H-dependent glycerol-3-phosphate dehydrogenase, which codes for MNAPRIQQSKVAVVGAGSWGTTFAKVLCDAGSDVTIWARRGEVADEIRVAKRNSQYLPGVNLPKSLKASTDIAEVLRGARLVFLAVPSQTLRQNLLDIEPYLDRSSVLVSLVKGVERSTTMRMSEVMYDTLDLDPERIAVVSGPNIAMEIAKEQPTGAVASCASIEVAREVAQACSAPYFRTYVNTDVVGTELGGVLKNLIALAIGIVDGVGYGENTKASIITRGLAEMTQFAVSQGSEASTLSGLAGLGDLIATCQSPLSRNNTAGRLIGQGFSLEETREQMQQTAEGITSVAPILEIAAANNIVMPIVQQVQMVLEGEMSPENLGPHLATEDGIPKRELVLGRESRSVWRRLFGRRKGSA